The following are encoded together in the Pan troglodytes isolate AG18354 chromosome 6, NHGRI_mPanTro3-v2.0_pri, whole genome shotgun sequence genome:
- the LOC107972857 gene encoding bifunctional peptidase and (3S)-lysyl hydroxylase JMJD7 isoform X3 produces the protein MAEAALEAARSELREFPAASRELCVPLAVPYLDKPPTPLHFYRDWVCPNRPCIIRNALQHWLALQKWSLPYFRATVGSTEVSVAVTPDGYADAVRGDRFMMPAERRLPLSFVLDVLEGRAQHPGVLYVQKQCSNLPTELPQLLPDLESHVPWASEALGKMPDAVNFWLGEAAVVTSLHKDHYENLYCVVSGEKHFLFHPPSDRPFIPYELYTPATYQLTEEGAFKVVDEEAMEKVPWIPLDPLAPDLARYPSYSQAQALRCTVRAGEMLCLPALWFHHVQQSQGCIAVNFWYDMEYDLKYSYFQLLDSLTKASGLD, from the exons ATGGCGGAGGCGGCTTTGGAAGCCGCGCGGAGCGAGTTACGAGAATTCCCGGCCGCTTCAAGGG aGCTCTGCGTGCCTCTTGCTGTGCCCTACCTGGACAAACCCCCAACTCCGCTCCACTTCTACCGGGACTGGGTCTGCCCCAACAGGCCGTGCATCATCCGCAACGCTCTGCAGCACTGGCTGGCCCTCCAGAAGTGGTCCCTCCCCTATTTCAG AGCCACAGTGGGCTCcacagaggtgagtgtggccgTGACCCCAGATGGTTACGCGGATGCCGTGAGAGGGGATCGCTTCATGATGCCAGCTGAGCGCCGCCTGCCCCTGAGCTTCGTGCTGGATGTGCTGGAGGGCCGGGCCCAGCACCCTGGAGTCCTCTATGTGCAGAAGCAGTGCTCCAACCTGCCCACCGAGCTGCCCCAGCTGCTGCCTGATCTGGAATCCCATGTGCCCTGGGCCTCCGAAGCCCTGG GAAAGATGCCCGATGCTGTGAACTTCTGGCTGGGGGAGGCGGCTGTGGTGACTTCTC TGCACAAGGACCACTATGAGAACCTCTACTGCGTGGTCTCAGGAGAGAAGCATTTCCTGTTCCATCCTCCCAGCGACCGGCCCTTCATCCCCTATG AGCTGTACACGCCGGCAACCTACCAGCTAACTGAAGAGGGCGCCTTTAAGGTGGTGGATGAAGAGGCCATGGAGAAG GTGCCCTGGATCCCACTGGACCCCTTGGCGCCAGACCTAGCACGGTACCCTAGTTACAGTCAGGCCCAGGCCCTTCGCTGCACGGTGCGGGCCGGTGAGATGCTCTGTCTGCCGGCTCTGTGGTTCCACCACGTCCAGCAGTCCCAGGGCTGCATCGCAG TGAATTTCTGGTATGACATGGAATACGACCTCAAGTATAGTTACTTCCAGCTGCTCGACTCCCTCACCAAGGCTTCAGGCCTTGACTGA
- the LOC107972857 gene encoding bifunctional peptidase and (3S)-lysyl hydroxylase JMJD7 isoform X2: MAEAALEAARSELREFPAASRELCVPLAVPYLDKPPTPLHFYRDWVCPNRPCIIRNALQHWLALQKWSLPYFRATVGSTEVSVAVTPDGYADAVRGDRFMMPAERRLPLSFVLDVLEGRAQHPGVLYVQKQCSNLPTELPQLLPDLESHVPWASEALGKMPDAVNFWLGEAAVVTSRRLHKDHYENLYCVVSGEKHFLFHPPSDRPFIPYELYTPATYQLTEEGAFKVVDEEAMEKVPWIPLDPLAPDLARYPSYSQAQALRCTVRAGEMLCLPALWFHHVQQSQGCIAVNFWYDMEYDLKYSYFQLLDSLTKASGLD; this comes from the exons ATGGCGGAGGCGGCTTTGGAAGCCGCGCGGAGCGAGTTACGAGAATTCCCGGCCGCTTCAAGGG aGCTCTGCGTGCCTCTTGCTGTGCCCTACCTGGACAAACCCCCAACTCCGCTCCACTTCTACCGGGACTGGGTCTGCCCCAACAGGCCGTGCATCATCCGCAACGCTCTGCAGCACTGGCTGGCCCTCCAGAAGTGGTCCCTCCCCTATTTCAG AGCCACAGTGGGCTCcacagaggtgagtgtggccgTGACCCCAGATGGTTACGCGGATGCCGTGAGAGGGGATCGCTTCATGATGCCAGCTGAGCGCCGCCTGCCCCTGAGCTTCGTGCTGGATGTGCTGGAGGGCCGGGCCCAGCACCCTGGAGTCCTCTATGTGCAGAAGCAGTGCTCCAACCTGCCCACCGAGCTGCCCCAGCTGCTGCCTGATCTGGAATCCCATGTGCCCTGGGCCTCCGAAGCCCTGG GAAAGATGCCCGATGCTGTGAACTTCTGGCTGGGGGAGGCGGCTGTGGTGACTTCTCGTAGGT TGCACAAGGACCACTATGAGAACCTCTACTGCGTGGTCTCAGGAGAGAAGCATTTCCTGTTCCATCCTCCCAGCGACCGGCCCTTCATCCCCTATG AGCTGTACACGCCGGCAACCTACCAGCTAACTGAAGAGGGCGCCTTTAAGGTGGTGGATGAAGAGGCCATGGAGAAG GTGCCCTGGATCCCACTGGACCCCTTGGCGCCAGACCTAGCACGGTACCCTAGTTACAGTCAGGCCCAGGCCCTTCGCTGCACGGTGCGGGCCGGTGAGATGCTCTGTCTGCCGGCTCTGTGGTTCCACCACGTCCAGCAGTCCCAGGGCTGCATCGCAG TGAATTTCTGGTATGACATGGAATACGACCTCAAGTATAGTTACTTCCAGCTGCTCGACTCCCTCACCAAGGCTTCAGGCCTTGACTGA
- the LOC107972857 gene encoding bifunctional peptidase and (3S)-lysyl hydroxylase JMJD7 isoform X1: MAEAALEAARSELREFPAASRELCVPLAVPYLDKPPTPLHFYRDWVCPNRPCIIRNALQHWLALQKWSLPYFRATVGSTEVSVAVTPDGYADAVRGDRFMMPAERRLPLSFVLDVLEGRAQHPGVLYVQKQCSNLPTELPQLLPDLESHVPWASEALGKMPDAVNFWLGEAAVVTSRRCKGNTKAFFLLAVHKDHYENLYCVVSGEKHFLFHPPSDRPFIPYELYTPATYQLTEEGAFKVVDEEAMEKVPWIPLDPLAPDLARYPSYSQAQALRCTVRAGEMLCLPALWFHHVQQSQGCIAVNFWYDMEYDLKYSYFQLLDSLTKASGLD; encoded by the exons ATGGCGGAGGCGGCTTTGGAAGCCGCGCGGAGCGAGTTACGAGAATTCCCGGCCGCTTCAAGGG aGCTCTGCGTGCCTCTTGCTGTGCCCTACCTGGACAAACCCCCAACTCCGCTCCACTTCTACCGGGACTGGGTCTGCCCCAACAGGCCGTGCATCATCCGCAACGCTCTGCAGCACTGGCTGGCCCTCCAGAAGTGGTCCCTCCCCTATTTCAG AGCCACAGTGGGCTCcacagaggtgagtgtggccgTGACCCCAGATGGTTACGCGGATGCCGTGAGAGGGGATCGCTTCATGATGCCAGCTGAGCGCCGCCTGCCCCTGAGCTTCGTGCTGGATGTGCTGGAGGGCCGGGCCCAGCACCCTGGAGTCCTCTATGTGCAGAAGCAGTGCTCCAACCTGCCCACCGAGCTGCCCCAGCTGCTGCCTGATCTGGAATCCCATGTGCCCTGGGCCTCCGAAGCCCTGG GAAAGATGCCCGATGCTGTGAACTTCTGGCTGGGGGAGGCGGCTGTGGTGACTTCTCGTAGGTGTAAGGGGAATACAAAG GCCTTCTTTCTGTTGGCAGTGCACAAGGACCACTATGAGAACCTCTACTGCGTGGTCTCAGGAGAGAAGCATTTCCTGTTCCATCCTCCCAGCGACCGGCCCTTCATCCCCTATG AGCTGTACACGCCGGCAACCTACCAGCTAACTGAAGAGGGCGCCTTTAAGGTGGTGGATGAAGAGGCCATGGAGAAG GTGCCCTGGATCCCACTGGACCCCTTGGCGCCAGACCTAGCACGGTACCCTAGTTACAGTCAGGCCCAGGCCCTTCGCTGCACGGTGCGGGCCGGTGAGATGCTCTGTCTGCCGGCTCTGTGGTTCCACCACGTCCAGCAGTCCCAGGGCTGCATCGCAG TGAATTTCTGGTATGACATGGAATACGACCTCAAGTATAGTTACTTCCAGCTGCTCGACTCCCTCACCAAGGCTTCAGGCCTTGACTGA